GAAGATGACTCTTTAGTAGAAATCCAAAATGATAAATCAGTTGAAGAATTACCTTCACCAGTTTCTGGTACTATTAAACAAATTGTTGCTAAGGAAGGGGAAACTGTTGAAGTTGGTGACACATTGATTGTCATTGATGATGGTTCTCCTGATACAGGTGATGATGAGCCTGCTAAAGCAGATGATAAAAAAGAGGAAGCTCCAGAAAAAGATGAGAAATCTGCTTCTGAACCTGCTAAAGAAACGGCAACTGCTACGGGTTCAGCCGATACAAATTATTTGGCTATGCCATCAGTTCGTCAGTATGCTCGTGATAAGGGCGTTGATCTTTCAAAAGTAACTCCTAGTGGTAAACATGGCCAAATCACAAAAGCAGATGTTGACTCATTTGATAGTTCAGCTGCACCAAAGAGTAGTGCTGATTCTGCCACTGCCCCAGCTGCTGCACCAAATAAAGTTACTCCATATGTCTCTGCTACACCAGAACTTGAAACACGTGAAAAGATGTCTATGACTAGAAAAGCCATTGCTAAAGCAATGCTCAATAGTAAACGCACCGCACCACATGTAACGAGTTTTGATGACGTTGAAGTAAGCGCTTTGATGGCTAACCGTAAGAAGTATAAGGCAATTGCTGCTGATAAGGATATTCATTTGACATTCTTACCATACATTGCCAAGGCTTTGGTTGCCGTATTGAAGGCTTATCCAGAATTGAATGCTTCAATTGATGATTCAACCGACGAAATCGTTTATAAACACTATTACAATATTGGTATTGCAACAAATACTGAACATGGACTATATGTTCCTAATGTTAAAAATGTTGATTCCAAGGGTATGTTTGAAATCGCCAAAGAAATCACTGAAAATTCACAGGCTGCTTATGACAATAAATTGAGTCACGACAAGATGTCTGGTGGTTCAATCACTATCAGTAATGTTGGTTCAATTGGTGGTGGCTGGTTCACTCCAGTTATCAATTATCCAGAAGTTGCTATTCTTGGTGTTGGTAAAATTGCTAAAGAGCCATATGTTGATGATGACGGCAATATCCAAGTTGGTAAGATGCTTAAATTGTCATTAAGTTACGATCATAGATTGATTGATGGTGCCTTGGCACAAAATGCCTTGAACCTCTTGAAGAAGTTGTTGCACGATCCAGATATGTTATTAATGGAGGGCTAGATTAACATGGCAGATGATGTTATAGAAAAAGATACCGTTATTATTGGATCCGGACCTGGTGGCTACGTTGCAGCAATCAGAGCCTCAGAACTCGGACAAAGCGTTACTATTATTGAGAAATCAGATACAGTCGGTGGAGT
This sequence is a window from Companilactobacillus alimentarius DSM 20249. Protein-coding genes within it:
- a CDS encoding 2-oxo acid dehydrogenase subunit E2 — its product is MAYKFKLPELGEGMAEGEISSWLVKEGDSVKEDDSLVEIQNDKSVEELPSPVSGTIKQIVAKEGETVEVGDTLIVIDDGSPDTGDDEPAKADDKKEEAPEKDEKSASEPAKETATATGSADTNYLAMPSVRQYARDKGVDLSKVTPSGKHGQITKADVDSFDSSAAPKSSADSATAPAAAPNKVTPYVSATPELETREKMSMTRKAIAKAMLNSKRTAPHVTSFDDVEVSALMANRKKYKAIAADKDIHLTFLPYIAKALVAVLKAYPELNASIDDSTDEIVYKHYYNIGIATNTEHGLYVPNVKNVDSKGMFEIAKEITENSQAAYDNKLSHDKMSGGSITISNVGSIGGGWFTPVINYPEVAILGVGKIAKEPYVDDDGNIQVGKMLKLSLSYDHRLIDGALAQNALNLLKKLLHDPDMLLMEG